From the genome of Nitrospirota bacterium:
GATTTTCCACGTTGCGAGGCCTTTCGGCAGAGCAAAGGGGCGGTCAATTTGCCGTGTGGAGTAGCGGACCAAAATTTCGTCCCGAACGGGACCACACGAAACAGCAACGAATATCACACCCGTTAGGGCGCCGGCCAACGCGCCGATGGCGGACGTAGAGCGCCATTCGGTCATAGCCGGAAATCTCAAGCCACTTGGATGATGTCCGGGTCCCTCATGTCGTGTGCGATGGAGATACGAGTCTGGCCCGCCGATTCGAAGCGGCCGGGAGCGGACCCGCCGCGACCAGTTTCTTGCGAGCGGGGTCGACAACCAAGTTCAGGCCCTCGAGCGTCCGAGCGCCGAGCAGCGCCTGATCGCCGGGTTCGGCAAAAACGACTTCGTCAATGGTAAAGGCTTGCGCCACGCGAAGGATGGCGAA
Proteins encoded in this window:
- a CDS encoding retroviral-like aspartic protease family protein, whose protein sequence is MGTFHVDCKVEHHVERRRSVRIPKALVDTGSEFTWIPADKLERIGVVREKKDLRFVMANGQVVTKSVGFAILRVAQAFTIDEVVFAEPGDQALLGARTLEGLNLVVDPARKKLVAAGPLPAASNRRARLVSPSHTT